In the genome of Haloarcula sp. CBA1129, one region contains:
- a CDS encoding IS5 family transposase, with the protein MEIDILDFVEQCRHLAKQALGKHAGEPASGGFARWVHVVLHCFRVEEEYSYRETPNRLEYMAELRELLDLDQDELPDYTTIYKSFDRLKMWVWRALLRVSAQQHPQSGHAALDSTFFDRRISSSYYRQRSGNSVQTVKVTTLTDVESLAVLDVHISARWQHDTKTGPQVVRRNADDLLSVAADNAFQDWNTEYEIAALDIDYLVHYRGSSLNATANNALIRSKGYFQRWMAETSYSTVKRSLGDAVRALGWYRQFREIILMFAITNIEPLCEPL; encoded by the coding sequence ATGGAGATCGACATCCTCGACTTCGTTGAACAGTGTCGGCATCTAGCTAAACAAGCGTTAGGGAAGCACGCGGGCGAGCCCGCCAGCGGCGGGTTCGCCCGCTGGGTCCACGTCGTCTTGCACTGTTTCCGGGTCGAAGAAGAGTACAGCTACCGTGAAACGCCGAATCGGCTGGAATATATGGCTGAACTCCGTGAGCTTCTTGATCTTGACCAGGACGAGCTCCCGGACTACACAACGATCTACAAGTCCTTCGACCGGCTGAAAATGTGGGTCTGGCGGGCGTTGCTGCGCGTTTCAGCGCAGCAACACCCGCAGTCCGGTCATGCAGCACTCGACAGCACGTTCTTCGACCGCCGCATCTCTTCATCGTACTACCGCCAACGCTCTGGAAACAGTGTTCAGACGGTGAAAGTGACGACATTAACCGATGTGGAGTCCCTTGCTGTGCTTGACGTGCACATCTCTGCACGGTGGCAACACGACACCAAGACTGGACCGCAGGTCGTCCGCCGGAACGCGGACGACCTGCTGTCCGTCGCCGCTGACAATGCTTTCCAAGACTGGAACACCGAGTACGAGATTGCCGCACTAGATATCGACTACCTCGTTCATTACCGTGGTTCGTCACTGAACGCCACTGCGAATAACGCGCTCATTCGGTCAAAAGGCTACTTTCAGCGGTGGATGGCCGAAACCTCGTATTCGACGGTCAAGCGCTCGCTCGGCGATGCCGTGCGAGCGCTTGGCTGGTATCGGCAGTTCCGTGAAATCATCCTGATGTTCGCCATCACAAACATAGAACCGCTCTGTGAACCGCTCTAA
- a CDS encoding calcium-translocating P-type ATPase, PMCA-type, with the protein MKKAVDHCSMSKSAHTQSTADVFAALDSDPAGVSASEAENRRAKHGENEITQGSKRTPLKIFLAQFDSALIWVLIAAAALSVWAGHTIDAVLITVIVVANGLFGFVQDYRAEETLESLRELTAPTATVRRNGTAVEVDATELVPGDVIELESGDVVPADGRLIEEQSLEVDEAALTGESAPVSKGSEPVDADAPLAERESMVYKGTNITRGSGIAVLTATGMDTEVGAIARELAGTEETDTPLQEELDTLGRTLGIGVVVLAVLVIPFLLFRGTELVQAALTAISLAVAAVPEGLPAVVTLTLALGVRKMADENALVRRLPAVEALGSVDVICTDKTGTLTEGQMSVSRIWVTDSVVDLDETDDESPLDRVTAVLRAGTLCSDATLEAGDPTERAIVMAADESGIDVERLRNEHPRTGEIPFSSERKWMGTVHEDTVYIKGAPEVILSKCSRVLTDDGPANLTPDRAEQIREQVGTFADDALRVLAVAYTEDTTVVERDDVTGDADDVNDDMILAGLVGMIDPARDEVADAIAATNRAGIDVKMVTGDNVRTAAAIAGELGIGQTVMEGRDVEQLSNDALGGRVEAVDVFARTSPEHKVRILQALQANGHTVAMTGDGVNDAPALKNADIGVAMGVRGTDVAKQASDVILLDDNYATIEQAIERGRAIFDNVWKFVGYLLSANVAEVALVFIASLFGYLVLPAVQLLWINLLTDGLPALALGADPKSGDVMQRSPRDPDLGIVDHDMLGLIGGTGLISTVIMLGLLVFTLDGAPVVTPYAMTMVFTGFVCLEFEKLYIIRWLRETPTLSNQWLALAVGGSILMQLSVLYTPLNDYFGTIPLGPTDWGLIGAVLLVALPLYLAVASGVKRLSPSDSLQ; encoded by the coding sequence ATGAAGAAAGCAGTAGACCACTGCTCTATGTCCAAATCAGCCCACACACAATCGACTGCCGATGTCTTTGCAGCACTTGACAGCGATCCTGCTGGGGTTTCGGCATCGGAAGCCGAAAATCGACGTGCAAAACACGGCGAGAACGAGATCACGCAGGGGAGTAAACGGACCCCACTCAAGATATTTCTCGCTCAGTTCGACAGCGCGCTTATCTGGGTACTCATTGCGGCGGCGGCACTTTCCGTGTGGGCCGGGCACACTATCGACGCGGTACTGATTACCGTCATTGTGGTCGCTAACGGCCTCTTTGGCTTCGTACAGGACTATCGCGCAGAGGAAACGCTTGAGTCTTTACGTGAATTGACCGCGCCAACAGCGACTGTCCGACGCAACGGAACTGCTGTTGAGGTTGATGCAACCGAACTCGTTCCGGGGGATGTTATCGAACTGGAGAGCGGCGATGTCGTCCCAGCTGATGGCCGACTGATCGAAGAGCAGTCTCTGGAAGTCGACGAGGCGGCACTTACTGGCGAAAGTGCACCGGTATCGAAGGGAAGCGAACCGGTCGACGCTGACGCGCCGCTTGCAGAGCGGGAATCAATGGTATACAAGGGGACAAATATCACACGCGGCTCGGGCATCGCCGTCCTCACGGCAACCGGAATGGACACTGAAGTCGGAGCTATCGCCCGCGAGCTCGCGGGAACTGAGGAGACTGACACACCGCTGCAGGAAGAACTCGATACGCTAGGCCGGACACTCGGCATCGGTGTGGTGGTCCTCGCTGTACTCGTGATTCCGTTCTTACTTTTCCGAGGCACCGAACTGGTTCAGGCAGCACTCACCGCTATTTCGCTCGCTGTGGCCGCGGTTCCCGAAGGACTCCCAGCGGTTGTGACACTAACGCTGGCACTTGGTGTCCGGAAAATGGCCGACGAGAACGCTCTCGTGAGGCGCTTGCCTGCTGTCGAAGCCTTAGGATCTGTCGATGTTATCTGTACAGACAAGACCGGGACGCTGACCGAGGGGCAAATGTCGGTCAGCCGGATTTGGGTCACCGATTCTGTTGTCGACCTTGACGAGACAGATGACGAATCCCCGTTGGATCGCGTTACCGCAGTCCTCCGTGCAGGGACATTGTGTAGCGATGCCACCCTTGAAGCAGGTGACCCGACAGAACGGGCCATCGTTATGGCGGCCGACGAGTCCGGAATCGACGTTGAACGCCTTCGCAACGAGCACCCGAGAACGGGCGAGATCCCGTTCTCGTCGGAGCGGAAATGGATGGGGACCGTCCACGAGGATACGGTCTACATAAAAGGCGCACCTGAAGTCATCCTCTCGAAGTGTTCTCGTGTCCTCACCGACGACGGACCCGCGAATCTGACACCCGACAGGGCCGAGCAGATAAGAGAACAGGTCGGGACGTTCGCTGACGACGCGCTCAGAGTTCTCGCAGTGGCGTACACAGAGGATACGACTGTAGTAGAACGTGACGACGTAACTGGTGACGCCGACGATGTCAATGACGACATGATCCTCGCGGGCCTAGTCGGTATGATCGATCCTGCCCGAGACGAAGTCGCCGACGCGATTGCGGCGACCAACCGTGCTGGTATTGATGTAAAGATGGTGACTGGTGACAACGTTCGGACAGCGGCCGCTATCGCTGGCGAACTCGGCATCGGTCAGACCGTCATGGAGGGTCGCGATGTTGAGCAACTCTCCAATGATGCACTTGGCGGCCGCGTTGAGGCAGTCGATGTGTTCGCACGTACGTCACCAGAACACAAGGTCCGGATCCTTCAGGCGCTGCAAGCGAACGGCCACACTGTCGCAATGACAGGCGACGGAGTCAACGACGCACCGGCGTTAAAAAACGCCGATATTGGCGTCGCGATGGGCGTGCGCGGAACTGACGTTGCCAAACAGGCCAGCGATGTTATCTTATTGGATGATAACTACGCGACAATCGAGCAAGCAATCGAGCGCGGGCGGGCGATCTTCGACAACGTCTGGAAGTTCGTCGGCTACCTGCTGAGCGCCAACGTGGCCGAAGTTGCCCTCGTCTTTATTGCCTCGCTCTTTGGCTACCTCGTCCTTCCAGCAGTCCAGTTGTTGTGGATTAATCTCCTGACTGATGGTCTGCCAGCACTTGCGCTCGGGGCCGATCCCAAGAGTGGTGACGTGATGCAGCGCTCGCCCAGAGATCCGGATCTCGGTATCGTCGATCATGATATGTTGGGGCTCATTGGGGGAACAGGACTGATCTCGACAGTGATTATGCTTGGACTACTAGTATTCACGCTTGACGGTGCACCGGTGGTCACTCCCTACGCGATGACGATGGTATTCACTGGATTCGTGTGTCTCGAATTCGAGAAACTCTATATCATCCGCTGGCTCCGGGAGACTCCAACACTGTCAAATCAATGGCTGGCGCTCGCTGTGGGCGGGTCAATACTCATGCAACTTTCCGTCCTGTATACCCCCCTCAACGACTACTTTGGGACGATTCCACTCGGACCGACTGACTGGGGACTGATTGGAGCGGTCCTCTTGGTTGCCTTGCCACTGTATCTCGCTGTCGCCAGCGGTGTGAAGCGGCTGTCACCTTCCGATAGCTTGCAGTAG
- a CDS encoding helix-turn-helix domain-containing protein: MVPEPDDDIDENLREVRELTPEACSGVQSLDQFGTKWRLRILYTLFDGDHRFNELKRASGASSYTLSRVLESLEADAIVDRRVKDGPPIETHYSLTEKGAALEPVFDAIDEWNAEWVGERGEDTTETPEV; encoded by the coding sequence ATGGTTCCAGAACCCGACGACGACATTGACGAGAATCTACGAGAGGTTCGAGAACTCACACCGGAAGCGTGTTCGGGCGTTCAATCGCTGGATCAGTTCGGCACCAAGTGGCGACTTCGGATTCTGTATACCCTGTTCGATGGCGACCACCGGTTTAATGAGCTGAAACGAGCCTCCGGGGCGAGTTCGTACACACTATCGCGAGTTCTCGAATCACTCGAGGCGGACGCGATTGTCGACCGACGTGTCAAGGACGGACCACCCATCGAGACCCACTACAGTCTGACTGAGAAGGGTGCGGCACTCGAGCCAGTGTTCGACGCAATCGACGAGTGGAATGCAGAGTGGGTGGGCGAGAGAGGCGAAGACACCACAGAAACGCCGGAGGTGTAA
- a CDS encoding MauE/DoxX family redox-associated membrane protein, which translates to MRVGLRQFKRPLCYVMALLYVVAGGLHFVVPELYVQIVPPVLPAPLALVYLSGVAEIAVGLGLLVPRTRSYAAWATIALLVAIFPANVYMAVSMVTIEGTGGGDPSALARWARLPLQGVLILWAYWYTD; encoded by the coding sequence ATGCGTGTTGGCTTGAGGCAGTTCAAACGGCCGTTGTGCTACGTGATGGCGCTCCTGTATGTCGTCGCGGGGGGATTGCATTTTGTCGTGCCGGAACTATACGTCCAGATCGTGCCACCGGTCTTGCCGGCGCCACTTGCGCTGGTATATCTGTCCGGTGTCGCCGAAATCGCTGTCGGGCTCGGCCTGTTGGTGCCCCGGACGCGCTCGTACGCCGCATGGGCGACGATTGCATTGCTCGTCGCGATCTTTCCCGCGAACGTCTATATGGCAGTCTCCATGGTCACCATCGAAGGGACAGGTGGCGGCGATCCCTCTGCACTGGCCCGCTGGGCCCGGTTGCCGCTGCAGGGCGTGTTGATTCTCTGGGCGTACTGGTACACCGACTGA
- a CDS encoding VIT1/CCC1 transporter family protein, protein MASIRQLFRRLLGKEDVLAISRRYFISNGFDGTLTSIGIIVGAVLSGVPDGHTVIKIGLGAAVGLGTSAVWSVWEIERAETRTEIRRIERAMLKDLDDTRVQRNQSGARFVHAIMSGLGPLIGILIPLTPFVVAGTVVTMAEAALIAVGLGIGVLGVFGAYMGSISGQRWYVAAARMGLAGLVVAILNLFLPG, encoded by the coding sequence GTGGCGTCCATTCGACAACTCTTCAGGCGACTTCTCGGAAAGGAGGATGTCCTCGCAATCTCGCGTCGGTACTTCATCTCGAACGGCTTTGACGGGACGCTTACGAGCATTGGCATCATCGTCGGCGCTGTCCTTTCGGGGGTTCCAGATGGACACACTGTGATCAAAATCGGACTGGGAGCGGCAGTCGGCCTCGGGACATCTGCTGTCTGGAGTGTCTGGGAGATCGAACGTGCCGAAACCCGGACCGAAATCAGACGTATCGAGCGAGCGATGCTCAAAGATCTCGACGATACCCGCGTTCAGCGGAACCAGAGCGGTGCCCGCTTCGTACACGCGATAATGAGCGGTCTGGGTCCACTTATCGGGATTCTGATCCCACTGACCCCATTCGTTGTAGCGGGGACTGTCGTCACAATGGCAGAAGCGGCACTCATTGCGGTCGGCTTGGGTATCGGTGTGTTGGGTGTGTTCGGCGCCTACATGGGATCGATTTCGGGCCAGCGGTGGTACGTTGCCGCAGCTCGGATGGGCCTTGCCGGCCTAGTCGTCGCAATTCTTAATCTCTTTCTTCCCGGGTGA
- a CDS encoding DUF211 domain-containing protein: protein MAAVRRLVIDVLKPHDPPLLMFTDQLAEIESVEGVTSSLIELDQEVQNVKLTFESEDLNFEVIEDTIENLGGSVHSVDQVACGDSVVTDRRTLQDA, encoded by the coding sequence ATGGCAGCAGTCCGACGCCTTGTTATCGATGTACTGAAGCCACATGATCCGCCCCTGTTGATGTTCACCGATCAACTGGCCGAAATTGAGAGCGTCGAGGGCGTAACTTCGTCTCTGATCGAATTGGATCAGGAAGTGCAAAACGTCAAGCTCACGTTCGAAAGCGAGGATCTGAATTTCGAGGTGATTGAAGATACAATCGAAAACCTCGGCGGGTCGGTCCACTCTGTGGATCAGGTTGCCTGCGGTGACTCCGTTGTGACGGATCGACGTACGTTACAGGATGCTTGA
- a CDS encoding amphi-Trp domain-containing protein, protein MPEEVLFKSESDQSREEIASYLRKVADNLDSGSAINLKAGSESVTLSPPARPTFEVKAEREGPAGNMTELSVEFELEWDENDGEEGGGSGQLEIE, encoded by the coding sequence ATGCCTGAAGAAGTCCTGTTCAAGTCCGAAAGTGACCAGAGTCGAGAAGAGATCGCATCGTACCTCCGGAAGGTCGCGGACAATCTCGACAGCGGAAGCGCTATCAACCTGAAAGCAGGCTCCGAGTCTGTAACTCTGAGCCCCCCTGCCCGACCGACCTTCGAAGTCAAAGCCGAACGTGAAGGCCCGGCAGGCAATATGACTGAATTAAGTGTCGAGTTCGAACTTGAATGGGACGAGAATGATGGCGAGGAGGGCGGCGGAAGTGGTCAGTTAGAAATCGAGTAA